Proteins found in one Legionella pneumophila subsp. pascullei genomic segment:
- a CDS encoding PHA/PHB synthase family protein — MKGLEKQCCPKKRILTQSQELQEGVDFSCCAPADRGTSDNFFPFFTRLVQANLAKWTAGISPAAIGSSYSTWLWQLAQSPGVLWELAFYPVFHAKDCINNIVCVERAADGKDVRFKKDSWQPMPWRLFAEGFLQMEDWWRRATTDVPGLPNQVERTVSFWARQCLDALSPSNFVWSNPDLFHEAMRTGGLNLIQGGQIALEDWLEKLTGAPPTGSEHFIPGKQVAITPGRVVFQNHLIELIQYEAQTKTVYKEPILILPAWIMKYYILDLSSHNSLVKWLVSQGHTVFIISWRNPDKEDQDLGMDDYYRQGAMAAFDAVSTLFPETKINLMGYCLGGTLAMITAAAMGRDKDERLNSLTLLAAQGDFTEAGELMLFVTESQVDFLKSMMREQGYLDTKQMAGSFQMLRAYDLIWSKMVQDYMHGMRRGMIDLTAWNADATRMPYKMHSEYLEKLFLRNDFAEGRYTVEGKPVAAENIKLPVFAVSTEKDHVAPWQSVYKIHLMTEGDVTFVLTGGGHNAGIISEPGHPGRSYRVHEQKQGEAYLNPESWLAMAERREGSWWREWNEWLVQQNTKKRIASSVMNPSLPEAPGTYVLQK; from the coding sequence ATGAAGGGACTAGAAAAACAATGCTGTCCTAAGAAAAGAATACTCACTCAGAGTCAAGAATTGCAAGAAGGGGTAGATTTCTCGTGTTGTGCACCGGCTGATAGAGGTACTTCCGATAACTTCTTTCCATTTTTCACTCGATTAGTGCAAGCCAACTTGGCTAAATGGACGGCAGGAATAAGTCCTGCTGCCATCGGTTCTTCTTATTCCACCTGGCTTTGGCAATTGGCCCAATCCCCTGGGGTTTTGTGGGAACTTGCTTTTTATCCGGTTTTTCATGCCAAGGATTGCATTAATAATATCGTTTGTGTTGAGCGTGCTGCGGATGGTAAAGACGTGCGTTTTAAAAAAGACAGTTGGCAGCCTATGCCTTGGCGTTTATTCGCCGAAGGGTTTTTGCAGATGGAAGATTGGTGGCGACGCGCCACAACGGACGTGCCAGGATTACCCAACCAAGTGGAACGTACTGTTTCATTCTGGGCGCGCCAATGCCTTGATGCCCTATCCCCTTCCAATTTTGTTTGGTCTAATCCTGATTTATTTCATGAAGCCATGCGCACTGGGGGACTTAATCTCATCCAAGGCGGCCAAATCGCGCTCGAAGATTGGTTAGAAAAGCTAACCGGTGCACCACCTACAGGTTCTGAACATTTTATCCCAGGGAAACAAGTAGCTATTACTCCAGGGCGGGTGGTCTTTCAAAATCATTTAATTGAGCTCATTCAATATGAAGCCCAAACGAAAACAGTCTATAAAGAGCCGATACTCATCTTACCAGCCTGGATTATGAAATATTATATTCTCGATTTATCATCACATAACTCCTTGGTGAAGTGGCTCGTAAGTCAGGGACACACCGTATTTATCATTTCTTGGCGAAATCCTGACAAAGAGGACCAGGATTTGGGGATGGATGATTATTATCGGCAAGGAGCTATGGCTGCATTTGATGCGGTATCGACTCTTTTTCCAGAAACTAAAATCAATCTGATGGGGTATTGTTTAGGAGGTACCTTGGCTATGATTACGGCAGCTGCGATGGGCAGAGACAAGGACGAGCGTTTAAACAGCTTGACACTCTTGGCAGCCCAAGGGGATTTTACTGAGGCTGGGGAATTAATGCTCTTTGTAACTGAAAGTCAAGTGGATTTTCTTAAAAGTATGATGCGGGAACAAGGGTATCTGGATACCAAGCAAATGGCTGGTTCTTTTCAGATGTTGCGTGCTTATGACTTAATTTGGTCCAAAATGGTTCAAGATTACATGCATGGAATGCGACGAGGGATGATTGATTTGACCGCTTGGAACGCAGATGCCACCCGGATGCCTTACAAAATGCACAGTGAATACCTTGAAAAACTCTTCTTAAGGAATGATTTTGCCGAAGGGCGTTATACAGTGGAAGGAAAGCCTGTGGCTGCTGAGAATATTAAGTTACCTGTTTTTGCGGTGAGCACTGAAAAAGACCATGTAGCACCCTGGCAATCCGTCTATAAAATCCATCTTATGACTGAAGGGGATGTGACCTTTGTTCTCACTGGTGGTGGGCATAATGCGGGCATCATCAGTGAGCCGGGTCACCCAGGACGCTCTTATCGTGTTCATGAGCAGAAACAAGGCGAGGCTTACTTAAATCCTGAGAGCTGGCTTGCGATGGCAGAGAGGCGGGAAGGTTCCTGGTGGCGAGAATGGAATGAGTGGCTAGTCCAGCAAAATACTAAAAAACGCATTGCATCATCGGTCATGAATCCCTCACTGCCAGAGGCACCAGGAACTTATGTGCTTCAGAAATAA
- the phbB gene encoding acetoacetyl-CoA reductase: MNQRVALVTGGTGGIGTAICQEMQKLDYQVIACYFKQGNHDLAKEWQKKQAMQGFDIDIVYADISSFNDCEKLTDLVIEKYGKIDILVNNAGVTHDATLKKMTQEQWQDVINANLNSVFNMTKTVLSNMLDNSYGRIITISSVNGRKGQFGQCNYAATKSALYGFTKSLAQEVAKKGITVNTVSPGYINTEMLASLRDDILEAIVAQIPVGRLGKPQEIARVVAFLAEEQSGFITGANFDINGGQYM, encoded by the coding sequence GTGAACCAACGAGTTGCTTTAGTCACAGGTGGTACTGGTGGTATAGGTACTGCCATCTGCCAAGAAATGCAAAAGTTAGATTATCAAGTCATCGCCTGTTATTTCAAACAGGGCAATCATGACTTAGCGAAAGAATGGCAGAAAAAACAAGCCATGCAAGGATTTGATATCGACATTGTCTATGCCGATATTTCTTCCTTCAATGATTGTGAGAAACTGACCGACTTGGTCATCGAAAAATACGGCAAAATCGATATTCTAGTGAACAATGCCGGTGTGACACACGATGCCACTTTGAAAAAAATGACTCAAGAACAATGGCAGGATGTCATCAATGCCAATTTGAATAGTGTCTTTAATATGACGAAAACCGTGTTATCCAATATGTTGGATAATAGTTATGGACGTATTATCACCATTTCTTCTGTGAATGGACGCAAAGGTCAATTCGGCCAGTGTAATTACGCGGCCACTAAATCCGCATTATACGGTTTTACCAAAAGTCTGGCACAAGAAGTCGCAAAAAAAGGCATTACAGTGAATACCGTCTCTCCTGGCTATATCAATACTGAGATGCTCGCCTCTCTAAGGGACGATATTTTAGAAGCGATTGTTGCCCAAATTCCTGTGGGACGATTAGGCAAACCCCAAGAAATTGCTCGTGTTGTTGCCTTCCTTGCAGAGGAGCAAAGTGGTTTTATTACTGGTGCCAATTTTGATATTAATGGTGGGCAATACATGTAA
- a CDS encoding cold-shock protein, whose product MTNKIRGKVKWFNKDKGFGFIESSGKDYFVHFSSIQSDGFKTLPDGATVLFKMGKGQKGPQAEEVEVIK is encoded by the coding sequence ATGACTAACAAAATTCGTGGTAAAGTCAAATGGTTTAATAAAGACAAGGGTTTTGGTTTTATTGAAAGCAGTGGCAAAGACTACTTTGTCCACTTTAGTTCGATTCAAAGTGACGGCTTTAAAACACTTCCCGATGGGGCAACCGTTCTTTTTAAAATGGGAAAAGGACAGAAAGGACCTCAGGCTGAAGAAGTAGAAGTGATTAAATAA
- a CDS encoding tetratricopeptide repeat protein — MRLRLVILVLAAIIIGVGSYSGIVNVIKEPIENVIIGYKSPSAWNNRGVDYVIGKRVAQNDSEAVKWFCKAAKQGEVMAQRNLGLMYAAGKGVPQDNGKAMQWFRKAALQNDAVSQLNLGVMYQKGMGTQQNDREAIKWIHKAAAQGFPEAERSLGILYSIAENGQQNYVEAFKWLHKAAEKEDAIAQYNLAVMYVTGKGVRQNDTEAVKWFRKAGKHGDLMAQRTLGLMYATGSNVQQDDFQAMKWFRLAAKQGDAVAQYNIGMGFLNGKGVIRNHTKALKWFHLAASQGLPQAQYVLAALYHDGVSLPQNSMEAIKWLRKAAAQGHLQAQERLQALVRQD; from the coding sequence ATGCGTTTACGTCTTGTCATCTTAGTTTTAGCCGCAATTATTATTGGTGTGGGAAGTTATTCTGGGATAGTGAATGTCATTAAAGAGCCCATAGAAAATGTGATAATAGGGTATAAAAGCCCATCAGCCTGGAATAATCGTGGTGTAGATTATGTGATTGGCAAAAGAGTAGCACAAAATGACTCTGAAGCTGTAAAATGGTTTTGCAAGGCAGCGAAACAAGGCGAAGTCATGGCCCAGCGCAACCTTGGCTTGATGTATGCTGCAGGCAAAGGGGTCCCTCAGGATAATGGCAAGGCTATGCAATGGTTTCGTAAAGCCGCTCTTCAAAATGATGCCGTGTCACAATTAAATCTTGGTGTCATGTATCAAAAAGGTATGGGTACTCAGCAAAACGATAGGGAAGCAATCAAGTGGATTCATAAAGCAGCCGCACAAGGATTTCCAGAGGCTGAACGTAGTCTTGGCATCCTATATTCCATTGCTGAAAATGGGCAACAAAATTATGTCGAAGCTTTTAAATGGCTTCACAAGGCAGCTGAGAAAGAAGATGCCATAGCCCAATATAATCTTGCAGTTATGTATGTCACAGGCAAGGGGGTTCGGCAAAATGATACGGAAGCAGTTAAGTGGTTTCGTAAAGCAGGCAAACATGGCGATCTCATGGCTCAACGAACACTTGGATTAATGTACGCAACGGGGAGCAATGTTCAACAGGATGATTTTCAAGCGATGAAATGGTTTCGTCTGGCCGCGAAACAAGGAGATGCTGTGGCTCAATATAATATAGGTATGGGCTTTCTTAACGGCAAAGGGGTGATTCGAAATCACACAAAAGCTCTGAAATGGTTTCATTTAGCTGCTAGTCAAGGATTGCCCCAAGCTCAATATGTGCTTGCTGCACTTTATCATGATGGAGTGAGTCTTCCTCAAAATAGCATGGAAGCAATAAAGTGGCTCCGAAAGGCTGCTGCGCAAGGTCACTTGCAAGCTCAAGAGCGCCTGCAGGCTCTGGTTAGACAGGATTAG
- a CDS encoding MFS transporter, producing MKHQTRIILAGTLGNLIESFDMAICGLLSVYIAKYLIGDVSKGLFLVFLTFFAGYLARPIGAMIMGLLSDIYGRKIILAGSILTMGISTTLIGFIPPHSTIGTFSAITLLVLRIIQSFSCGAEYLNSSAYLVENAEASKKGYSGSWASFGAMSGMLIASLVVLIVTYFTSHYPEQDWMIWRVPFVLALLGSSIGLYIRLCIPESMEYIVYYADRPKPKFKSLLSESVTYIKNNKIQSLYVFILSCLGVTTTFQIYIYGPMQARLYGNFQNHEIIISNIISLMVLLGVFPLIGNLSDKISREKIVVAASIGFLVLSQPFFNFLSHKIFYQLILSQALIAIPAGAYYATVPVMLAEMFPIKLRCSVLSILYSIAASLSAGLAPLLSMILVKKTGVASSPSILVFTLIATMFIIIIYRTIKPEKRCSLTTLKG from the coding sequence ATGAAGCACCAAACCCGAATCATTCTGGCAGGTACACTGGGTAATTTAATTGAATCCTTTGACATGGCTATTTGTGGCCTACTCTCAGTTTACATTGCCAAATACCTGATTGGTGATGTCTCCAAGGGTTTGTTTCTCGTCTTTCTTACTTTCTTTGCTGGATACCTAGCCAGACCTATTGGGGCTATGATAATGGGCTTACTATCCGATATCTATGGCAGAAAAATTATCCTTGCAGGTTCTATCCTAACAATGGGCATATCAACAACCCTTATCGGGTTTATCCCCCCTCACAGTACTATAGGTACATTTTCTGCTATTACCTTATTAGTGTTAAGAATTATTCAGAGCTTCTCCTGTGGTGCAGAATATTTAAACTCCTCTGCTTACCTAGTTGAGAATGCCGAAGCCTCAAAAAAGGGCTACTCAGGAAGCTGGGCATCCTTTGGCGCTATGTCAGGGATGCTGATAGCGTCTTTAGTTGTATTGATTGTTACTTATTTTACCAGTCACTATCCTGAACAGGACTGGATGATCTGGCGTGTTCCTTTTGTGCTTGCGCTTTTAGGATCTTCGATTGGTTTATACATCCGTTTATGTATCCCCGAGAGTATGGAATACATCGTATACTATGCAGACAGACCAAAGCCTAAATTTAAGAGTTTACTTTCTGAATCGGTAACCTATATCAAAAACAATAAAATACAATCTCTTTATGTGTTTATTTTAAGTTGTTTGGGTGTAACAACTACATTTCAAATTTACATTTATGGTCCTATGCAAGCTCGTTTATATGGTAATTTTCAAAACCATGAAATTATCATTTCCAACATCATTTCTTTAATGGTACTTCTAGGAGTATTTCCTCTGATTGGGAATCTATCTGATAAAATTAGTAGAGAAAAAATCGTAGTTGCAGCAAGTATAGGATTTCTAGTTCTATCTCAACCTTTTTTCAACTTCTTATCGCACAAAATATTTTATCAGTTAATTTTGAGTCAAGCTTTAATTGCTATTCCAGCAGGAGCATATTATGCAACAGTACCAGTAATGTTAGCTGAAATGTTCCCGATTAAATTACGTTGTAGTGTTTTATCAATACTATATTCCATTGCAGCAAGTTTATCCGCTGGCCTCGCTCCATTACTTTCTATGATACTTGTAAAAAAAACCGGCGTTGCATCGTCACCATCAATTTTAGTTTTTACGCTAATAGCAACAATGTTTATAATAATAATTTACAGAACCATAAAACCTGAAAAGAGATGCTCTTTAACGACACTTAAAGGCTAA
- the def gene encoding peptide deformylase, whose product MNTLLDKNNPILRQTADPISESEFGSSWLKELIKTMFGIMADKGAVGVAAPQIGISKRVIVFGTDYTKRRKPEYPIPDTALINPSLKILSQEIQTGYEGCLNCGELMGEVPRAMEIEYSGFDIDGNRITKKASGLEARILQHEIDHLDGFLFLDRVEDQDSLTTLSAMQSKG is encoded by the coding sequence ATGAACACACTCCTTGATAAAAACAACCCTATTTTAAGACAAACCGCTGATCCAATTTCTGAATCAGAATTTGGTAGCAGTTGGTTAAAAGAGCTTATTAAGACTATGTTTGGCATAATGGCTGACAAGGGGGCTGTAGGCGTAGCTGCCCCCCAAATTGGCATCAGCAAACGAGTTATTGTATTTGGTACTGATTACACCAAAAGGAGAAAACCAGAATACCCAATTCCTGATACAGCCTTAATTAATCCTTCATTAAAAATCCTATCTCAAGAAATTCAAACTGGCTACGAGGGTTGCCTTAATTGTGGTGAATTAATGGGTGAAGTTCCAAGAGCCATGGAAATTGAATATTCAGGGTTTGACATAGATGGAAATAGAATTACCAAAAAAGCTTCCGGTTTAGAAGCCCGCATTCTTCAACATGAAATTGATCACCTGGATGGATTTTTATTTTTAGACCGAGTGGAAGATCAAGATTCACTAACCACTCTATCGGCAATGCAAAGTAAAGGATAA